Genomic window (Aquipuribacter nitratireducens):
ACGGCCGTGTCGCTCGCGTACCCCGTCGGTGCCCTCGTCCTGCTCGGGACCGCGGGCGCGGCCCTGGCCGTGATGGGCTGGCGCGTGGGGTTGCAGTGGTGGGCCCTCGTGCTCGGCGGGCTCCTGTTCGCCGCCGCCGACACCGTCTACGCGCTGCTCACCGCGACCGACGGCTACGAGGACGGCGGGCCCCTGGACGCGGTATGGCTCGCGGCGCTCGGGCTGCAGGCCGCGGCGGGGTGGGTGCGGCCGCGCGACGCCCGGCACGCCGCCCCCGGCGGGCTGCTGACGCTCGTCCTCCCGCTGGCCTTCGCGGGGGCCGCCCTCACCCTGCTCGTCCTCGAGCACTTCCAGCGCCTCAGCCTGCTCGCGCTCGTCCTCGCCGCGGGCACCGTCGCGGCCGCGTTGCTCCGGATCACGCTCACCGTCGAGGAGGTCCGGCAGCTCGCCGTCACGCGGGTCCAGGCGCTGACCGACGAGCTGACCGGCCTCGCGAACCGGCGGCGGCTCGACCAGGCGCTCCGCGCAGCGCTCGAGGGCCCGGACGACAGGGTCGGGCTCCTCATGCTCGACCTCGACCGCTTCAAGGAGGTGAACGACGCGCTCGGGCACCCCTCGGGCGACGCGCTGCTGCGCGAGGTCGCCCGGCGGCTCTCCGAGCACGTCTCCGGCGGCGAGCTCGTCGCCCGGCTCGGCGGCGACGAGTTCGCGGTCCTCCTGCCCGGCACCACCGGCGAGGCGCTGCTGCGCCGCGCCCGCTCCGTCGCCGCGCTCCTCGACCCGCCGGTCGACCTCGGTCACATCAGTCTCGAGGTGAGCACGAGCGTCGGCGCGGCCCACGCGCCGGCGCACGCGGGGGACCCGTCGGGACTGCTGCGCGCGGCGGACGTCGCGATGTACCGGGCGAAGCGGCGCGGAGCCCAGGTGTGCCTGTACGAGGCGTCGGTCGACACCGCCACACCGGAGCACCTCCGGGTCATCGAGGACTTCCGGCGCTCGTTCGCGGACTCCGGCGTCCGCTGCCGCTACGCGCCCGTGCTCGACGCGCGCGACGGTTCCGTCCGCCGCGTCACGGCCGTGCCGCACTGGGACCACCCGCGGCTCGGCGACATCCCGCCCCGGGAGCTGCTCGAGATGGTCGAGCGGACGGGCCTGGTGCGGGAGCACACGACCCACGTCGTCCGCCGTGCGCTCGGCGACGCGGCGGCGTGGGCCGGCGAGGCGCCGCCGGTGACCGTCGCGGTACGCCTCACCGCGGTCGAGCTGCTCGACGCGCGCCTGCCCCGCACCGTCGCGGACGCGCTCGCGGCCGTCGGCCTGCCGCCGGGCTGCCTCGTCGTCGAGTGCGAGGAGAGCGCCCTCGCCGAGGAGCCGAGGCGCTGCCGGCGTGCGTTCGCCGGGCTCCACCGGCTCGGTGTGCGGGTCGGCCTCGTCGGGCTCGGCGCCGGACGCGCCGGCGTCGAGGACCTGCGCGCGGTGCCGCTGTCGAGCCTCACCCTCGACCCGTCCGTCG
Coding sequences:
- a CDS encoding EAL domain-containing protein, yielding MTSALVVPPRGRALVLAAAVLWGAGLTAFVVSTVLVTREQRSDLLDTWLYSGVALAAAALALLRPLLVPRGRVLWSLNALALAVYAAGDVLYSFWVVTLDPEPYPSAADGLWLSYYLLTVAFLVALLRTRARGVSRSTAFDGLVVGLGAAAATAAVSFDTILGAAAGGAPVETAVSLAYPVGALVLLGTAGAALAVMGWRVGLQWWALVLGGLLFAAADTVYALLTATDGYEDGGPLDAVWLAALGLQAAAGWVRPRDARHAAPGGLLTLVLPLAFAGAALTLLVLEHFQRLSLLALVLAAGTVAAALLRITLTVEEVRQLAVTRVQALTDELTGLANRRRLDQALRAALEGPDDRVGLLMLDLDRFKEVNDALGHPSGDALLREVARRLSEHVSGGELVARLGGDEFAVLLPGTTGEALLRRARSVAALLDPPVDLGHISLEVSTSVGAAHAPAHAGDPSGLLRAADVAMYRAKRRGAQVCLYEASVDTATPEHLRVIEDFRRSFADSGVRCRYAPVLDARDGSVRRVTAVPHWDHPRLGDIPPRELLEMVERTGLVREHTTHVVRRALGDAAAWAGEAPPVTVAVRLTAVELLDARLPRTVADALAAVGLPPGCLVVECEESALAEEPRRCRRAFAGLHRLGVRVGLVGLGAGRAGVEDLRAVPLSSLTLDPSVVRDAGRDGAVAAAVTALVVLGHDLGTEVLADGVADAAHAEALAALGVDGVAGPLAGDVVAPDDVLALSRVP